From the genome of Papaver somniferum cultivar HN1 chromosome 2, ASM357369v1, whole genome shotgun sequence, one region includes:
- the LOC113351245 gene encoding uncharacterized protein LOC113351245 has product MKVNGDTIEDSPIVEKILRSLPEKFESKVTAIEECNTVATMTLDELLGSLQAYEKRLLEKTVVVKQFEEALQSQCTKPRNTTANNYKQNFKANIAESQEEEKKTENMLLACHTPEEQPQHKWYLDTGCSNHMSGRRELFDNLDESVRSTVKFTSKSFEHGSIIRKRLSMNIFNGVCTIRDRFRRLIRRVQMTKNILFPLNIQYQKERSYNSYVHNDSWLWHKRMGHVNFNSLQTLAKKEMVSRLPFIEIPESRCENYIFDKQHRDPFPVNKARRAEQQLKIVHSDLSGPIEVTSHGGNSSEMIKEFREDMVKEFEMTDLSLIYLTATRPDIMYAVTLVSTFMESPRQSHLQAAKRILRYVKEITTLGIFYTISKNPKLVGFTDSDWAGDTEGRKSTSGYGFQLGTGFYS; this is encoded by the exons atgaaaGTTAATGGTGATACTATAGAAGATTCACCCATTGTAGAGAAGATATTAAGAAGTTTGCCTGAGAAGTTTGAATCAAAGGTTACAGCTATAGAGGAATGCAACACAGTTGCAACTATGACTCTTGATGAGTTGTTGGGTTCATTACAAGCCTATGAAAAAAGATTACTAGAGAAGACAGTTGTTGTAAAACAATTTGAAGAGGCACTTCAGAGTCAA TGTACAAAACCTAGAAATACAACAGCTAATAACTACAAGCAAAACTTCAAAGCTAATATTGCAGaaagtcaagaagaagaaaagaagactgaAAATATGTTGTTGGCTTGTCATACACCTGAAGAACAACCTCAACATAAGTGGTATTTGGATACAGGTTGCAGTAATCATATGAGTGGAAGAAGAGAGTTGTTTGACAACCTAGATGAATCAGTACGGTCAACTGTGAA GTTTACATCAAAATCTTTTGAGCATGGGTCAATTATTAGAAAGAGGTTATCTATGAACATCTTCAATGGTGTTTGTACAATTCGTGATCGTTTTAGAAGACTTATTAGAAGAGTACAGATGACTAAGAATATATTATTTCCTTTGAACATTCAGTATCAAAAGGAAAGGTCTTATAATAGTTATGTTCATAACGATTCTTGGTTATGGCACAAGAGAATGGGGCATGTGAACTTCAACAGTTTACAAACTTTAGCAAAAAAGGAGATGGTGTCTAGGTTACCTTTCATTGAGATTCCTGAATCAAGATGTGAGAATTATATCTTTGATAAGCAACACAGAGACCCATTCCCGGTAAATAAAGCTAGAAGAGCAGAACAACAGCTGAAGATTGTTCATAGTGACTTATCTGGACCTATTGAAGTAACttcacatggag GAAATAGTTCtgagatgattaaggaattcagggaggatatggtgaaaGAGTTTGAAATGACAGATCTTAGTttaat ATATCTAACGGCTACAAGACCTGACATTATGTATGCAGTTACATTGGTTAGTACATTCATGGAATCACCTAGACAATCACATTTGCAAGCTGCAAAACGTATTCTGAGATATGTTAAAGAAATAACTACTTTAGGAATCTTTTATACTATTTCAAAAAATCCAAAGTTGGTTGGTTTtactgatagtgattgggctggagATACAGAAGGAAGAAAGAGTACATCAGGTTATGGATTTCAGTTGGGAACTGGTTTTTACTCTTAG
- the LOC113351244 gene encoding F-box protein At3g26010-like, with protein MGARSSSSFPSSLLWRFDEFSTTDQGCKTTNIAEDIWLEIFLHLPLTSIFKFKCVSKVWFSLLSNPYFISKWIKHHTSLKSVPWALFYEIIRQVKTHVDGITTITTSYPITSLGANSEIISPHNGLSFKFLAPPLHERDEQLHVVGSGNGLVLLTPTLQINQIKYVVYNPLTEKWVALPPPPQSVVSGLTMSALVSECFPSTCYKVVRIPNFGVNTRKFSLDIFCSDRNEWTICEVSCPETVTWRLCQCNEIASHYGNLLWIEKRNRIVAYDLNKNKCRLINLPAEEVAGRYSYSLLSECLNVSEGFICYARVRYRVMSFSLSAWVLKESWQLLQKDIQL; from the coding sequence ATGGGcgctcgttcttcttcttctttccctagTTCATTGCTTTGGAGATTTGATGAATTTTCCACCACTGATCAAGGTTGCAAAACTACAAATATAGCAGAGGATATATGGTTAGAAATCTTTCTTCATCTCCCTCTAACTTCGATTTTCAAATTCAAGTGCGTTTCAAAAGTATGGTTTTCACTTCTATCTAACCCATATTTCATCAGCAAGTGGATTAAACACCACACTTCGTTAAAATCTGTCCCATGGGCTCTATTTTACGAAATAATTCGTCAAGTCAAAACTCATGTGGATGGTATCACTACTATCACAACATCGTATCCAATCACATCTCTAGGGGCAAATTCGGAAATCATTTCACCACATAATGGGTTATCTTTTAAGTTTTTAGCACCACCCTTACATGAAAGGGATGAGCAATTGCATGTTGTGGGTTCAGGTAATGGTTTGGTTCTGCTAACACCAACCTTACAGATTAATCAGATTAAATATGTTGTATATAATCCCCTCACTGAAAAATGGGTAGCACTTCCACCACCACCCCAATCTGTCGTGTCTGGTTTGACTATGTCTGCTCTGGTATCTGAGTGCTTTCCATCTACATGTTATAAAGTTGTGCGCATCCCTAACTTTGGAGTGAACACGAGAAAGTTCAGCCTTGATATATTTTGTTCCGATAGGAATGAATGGACAATCTGTGAAGTTTCGTGCCCTGAAACTGTCACTTGGAGGTTATGCCAATGTAACGAGATAGCAAGCCATTATGGAAATTTGCTTTGGATTGAAAAGAGAAACAGAATAGTGGCTTACGATCTTAACAAAAACAAATGTAGGTTGATTAACTTGCCTGCCGAAGAGGTAGCTGGCCGTTATTCATATTCACTTCTCAGTGAATGTCTTAACGTATCTGAAGGTTTCATCTGTTATGCTAGAGTTCGGTACAGAGTAATGAGTTTCAGTTTAAGTGCTTGGGTGCTTAAGGAGAGCTGGCAATTGTTGCAGAAAGATATACAGTTATAA